In one Nostoc sp. KVJ3 genomic region, the following are encoded:
- a CDS encoding ATP-binding protein — translation MNKNIVQSGVFTLFRGIPLRRILVALFLLQIFLAVGLTAYLSICNGQKAVNEVASELRYEVANRVEQNLQTYFSTPRQVLRGNQNIIDIGLLKIENLATWEPYLIKQLEIFPDAVTLTASNEQQEHLAVEKLNDRQFLLRYADKSTGYDLHTYKIDSLGQRTQLPEVIKNYDARSRPDYQAAVTAKKFSFSQIFTSITEPSLLISASQPIYDSQGQLLGVNSTLTHLSQIGDLLQNIKIGKSGQVFIIERSGLLVASSTTEEPFRLQNGKPIRLAASQSRNSFTQASAKYLETKFSNFDQIKSLQQLDFSFGGKRQFLEIRPLQGESNVNWLIVVAVPEADLMGQINRNTQTTIFLCLGALVLAILLGIISARWITQPILYFSTATKDLADFTKVEDSVVIGQGIKELEVLGESLNQMMQQLRKNFTAKITKNEELELQIKQQTQELQQEIQKRINSERKLGQHHQALAELANHRSISEGNIETAFKVITEKAANALEIERVSVWLFNSDDYGELRQRSKLQCINLYEHSNQKHSAGLERDRTDYPIYFKSLTSARIISVPDTRTDLRIQELWDELLEAKNIVSLINTSIWVGGEIVGTVLYEQIDIPRTWELSEQNFVSSIAEFVALTLEVCDRKSAESALREAQEAAKVANRAKKTFLGNISHELRTPLNFILEIVKALQNEVHGTVTEEQQRFLNILESSGKNLLELINQILELTDIESSKIELQLAATSIQGLCDSSLSFVKNLALQKNIQLSVKIPEELEPIKVDERRIRQVFINLLNNAIKFTHDGGKVWIEVQPNSTNEYIFFSVVDTGIGMLSDDLFQLFQPFMQVENPSTRRSAGTGLGLVMVQKIVELHGGTVHAESQLGKGSRFTVKLPWKSSNT, via the coding sequence ATGAACAAAAATATTGTTCAAAGTGGTGTTTTTACCCTGTTTAGAGGTATACCCCTACGTCGCATTCTGGTAGCGTTATTTTTGCTGCAAATCTTCCTAGCTGTGGGATTGACTGCATACTTATCAATCTGCAATGGGCAAAAGGCAGTCAATGAGGTAGCTAGCGAATTGCGTTATGAAGTTGCTAATCGAGTAGAGCAAAATTTACAGACTTATTTCTCAACCCCGCGTCAAGTACTACGCGGTAATCAAAATATCATTGACATCGGGTTGCTGAAGATAGAGAATCTGGCAACCTGGGAGCCATACTTAATAAAGCAGTTAGAGATTTTTCCTGATGCTGTCACTTTAACGGCAAGCAATGAACAGCAAGAACACCTAGCGGTGGAAAAGCTTAACGATCGCCAATTCTTGCTAAGATATGCCGATAAGTCAACTGGTTACGACCTCCACACCTACAAAATTGACTCTCTTGGTCAACGGACTCAACTACCAGAGGTAATCAAAAACTATGATGCGCGATCGCGTCCTGATTATCAAGCAGCAGTTACTGCTAAAAAATTCAGCTTTAGTCAGATTTTTACATCCATTACCGAACCAAGCCTTCTAATTAGTGCATCTCAACCCATATATGACTCCCAAGGTCAGTTACTCGGTGTCAACAGCACTCTCACTCACTTATCACAAATTGGGGATTTACTGCAAAATATTAAAATTGGCAAATCTGGGCAAGTTTTTATTATCGAGCGATCGGGGCTATTAGTCGCAAGTTCCACAACCGAAGAACCATTCCGCCTCCAAAATGGTAAACCCATTCGGTTAGCAGCTTCCCAAAGCCGGAATTCTTTTACTCAAGCCAGCGCTAAATATTTAGAAACTAAGTTTAGTAACTTTGACCAAATTAAGAGTTTACAGCAACTAGATTTTTCTTTTGGCGGCAAACGACAATTTTTAGAAATTAGACCGTTACAGGGCGAATCAAATGTCAACTGGTTAATTGTAGTGGCTGTCCCAGAAGCAGACTTGATGGGACAAATTAATCGCAACACTCAAACTACAATTTTTCTCTGTCTGGGAGCATTAGTACTAGCTATTTTATTGGGAATTATCAGCGCCCGTTGGATAACTCAACCAATTCTCTACTTCAGCACGGCGACAAAAGATTTAGCCGATTTTACCAAGGTTGAAGATTCAGTGGTAATTGGACAAGGCATTAAAGAATTAGAGGTATTGGGTGAATCTTTGAATCAGATGATGCAGCAGTTACGTAAAAACTTTACTGCAAAGATTACTAAAAATGAAGAGTTAGAATTGCAAATTAAGCAGCAAACTCAAGAATTACAGCAAGAGATTCAAAAAAGGATTAACAGTGAGCGAAAACTGGGACAGCATCATCAGGCGTTAGCAGAACTGGCAAATCACAGGTCAATTTCAGAAGGAAATATAGAAACAGCATTTAAAGTTATCACTGAGAAAGCCGCGAATGCTTTAGAAATAGAGCGAGTCAGTGTCTGGTTATTTAATAGCGATGACTACGGTGAGCTGCGCCAACGCAGTAAACTACAATGTATAAATCTCTATGAACATAGCAATCAGAAACATTCGGCAGGTTTAGAACGCGATCGCACAGATTATCCCATCTATTTTAAATCCCTGACATCTGCCCGAATCATTTCTGTTCCCGACACTCGCACCGATCTACGGATACAAGAATTATGGGATGAACTGCTAGAAGCAAAGAATATTGTATCCCTAATTAATACCTCTATTTGGGTTGGGGGTGAAATAGTGGGAACAGTGTTGTATGAACAAATTGATATTCCCCGGACATGGGAACTGAGTGAGCAAAATTTTGTTAGTTCAATCGCGGAATTTGTCGCCTTGACATTAGAAGTGTGCGATCGCAAAAGTGCAGAATCTGCCCTCCGTGAGGCTCAAGAAGCTGCCAAAGTAGCAAATCGTGCCAAAAAAACATTTTTAGGAAATATAAGCCATGAACTGAGGACTCCTTTAAACTTCATTCTTGAGATCGTAAAAGCACTCCAAAATGAAGTCCACGGGACTGTAACCGAAGAACAGCAGCGGTTCCTAAATATTCTCGAATCTAGCGGTAAGAACCTCTTAGAATTGATTAACCAGATACTTGAGCTTACCGATATTGAATCCAGCAAAATAGAACTGCAACTAGCTGCTACTTCCATTCAAGGATTATGTGACTCTAGTCTCAGTTTTGTCAAAAATTTAGCATTACAGAAAAATATTCAACTGAGTGTAAAAATCCCTGAAGAACTCGAACCTATCAAAGTTGATGAGCGCCGCATCCGCCAAGTATTTATCAATCTATTGAACAATGCTATCAAGTTTACTCACGACGGAGGCAAAGTTTGGATTGAAGTTCAGCCAAATTCTACAAACGAATATATCTTTTTTAGCGTGGTAGATACAGGTATTGGTATGCTTTCCGATGACCTTTTTCAATTATTTCAACCTTTTATGCAAGTTGAAAATCCCTCTACGCGTCGTTCCGCAGGTACTGGTTTAGGTTTAGTAATGGTGCAAAAAATTGTCGAGTTGCACGGTGGTACTGTCCATGCTGAAAGTCAGTTAGGTAAAGGTAGTAGATTTACAGTCAAACTTCCGTGGAAAAGTTCAAATACATGA
- the ftsH gene encoding ATP-dependent zinc metalloprotease FtsH, protein MTNLGKKSLIKRQSSKRVAWVGAIAASLIMLPGIFGSTPVLAQKADTTSLSYGDLLKKAKAGEVQKVELDETEQLARVYLKGQKDNTPPQQVRLLAQNTELINILKDKNVDFGEVSSANSRAAVGLLFNLMWILPLLALMLLFLRRSTNASSQAMNFGKSRARFQMEAKTGVKFEDVAGVQEAKEELEEVVTFLKQPERFTAVGARIPKGVLLIGPPGTGKTLLAKAIAGEAGVPFFSISGSEFVEMFVGVGASRVRDLFKKAKENAPCLIFIDEIDAVGRQRGAGIGGGNDEREQTLNQLLTEMDGFEGNTGIIIIAATNRPDVLDAALLRPGRFDRQVMVDAPDLKGRLDILKVHARNKKIDPSVSLEAIARRTPGFTGADLANLLNEAAILTARRRKEAVTLLEIDAAVDRVVAGMEGTALVDSKSKRLIAYHEVGHALVGTLIKDHDPVQKVTLIPRGQALGLTWFTPNEEQGLISRSQLKARITATLGGRAAEEIVFGKPEVTTGAGNDLQQVTGMARQMVTRFGMSELGPLSLENQSAEVFLGRDWMNKSDYSEEIAAKIDSQVREIVNNCYIRAKELLQENRIVLERLVDLLIEEETIEGDSFRQIVVDNAQIADAKLAVPHSLGI, encoded by the coding sequence ATGACAAATTTGGGAAAAAAATCATTGATAAAAAGGCAGTCATCAAAGCGCGTTGCTTGGGTTGGGGCGATTGCAGCTAGCTTGATTATGTTACCAGGCATTTTCGGGAGTACCCCTGTCTTGGCACAAAAAGCAGACACCACCTCTCTAAGCTATGGCGATTTGCTCAAGAAAGCGAAGGCGGGAGAAGTCCAAAAAGTAGAGCTTGACGAAACCGAACAGCTAGCAAGGGTTTATCTCAAGGGGCAGAAAGATAATACACCACCGCAACAGGTGAGACTTCTGGCACAAAATACAGAGTTAATCAACATACTCAAAGATAAGAATGTTGATTTTGGCGAGGTTTCCTCTGCTAATAGTCGGGCTGCTGTTGGGTTGTTGTTCAATCTCATGTGGATTTTGCCACTGCTGGCTTTAATGCTATTGTTCCTCCGGCGCTCTACCAATGCTTCTAGCCAAGCGATGAATTTTGGTAAATCCAGAGCGCGCTTCCAAATGGAGGCCAAAACCGGAGTGAAATTTGAAGATGTAGCCGGGGTTCAAGAAGCTAAAGAAGAACTTGAAGAAGTTGTTACCTTCCTCAAACAACCAGAAAGGTTTACTGCTGTAGGCGCACGGATTCCCAAAGGAGTGTTGTTAATTGGCCCCCCTGGTACTGGTAAAACATTACTAGCAAAAGCGATCGCAGGTGAAGCAGGTGTACCATTCTTCAGTATTTCCGGTTCGGAATTCGTAGAAATGTTCGTTGGTGTGGGCGCATCTCGCGTGCGCGACCTCTTCAAAAAAGCCAAAGAGAATGCCCCTTGTCTAATATTTATCGATGAAATTGACGCAGTTGGCAGACAACGGGGGGCTGGAATTGGTGGCGGTAACGATGAGCGCGAACAAACCCTCAACCAACTGCTCACCGAAATGGATGGTTTTGAAGGTAACACAGGGATCATTATTATTGCTGCTACTAACCGTCCAGATGTCCTAGATGCAGCGTTGCTTAGACCAGGACGCTTTGACAGACAAGTGATGGTTGACGCACCGGATCTCAAAGGACGGCTGGATATTTTGAAAGTGCATGCGCGGAATAAGAAAATCGATCCCAGCGTATCATTAGAAGCGATCGCTCGCCGCACTCCTGGTTTTACTGGCGCAGACTTAGCCAACTTACTTAATGAAGCTGCTATTCTCACTGCCAGGAGACGCAAAGAAGCTGTCACCCTTTTAGAAATTGATGCGGCTGTAGATAGAGTTGTTGCAGGTATGGAAGGTACTGCTTTAGTAGACAGCAAGAGCAAACGCTTAATTGCCTATCATGAAGTTGGACATGCTTTAGTAGGCACATTGATTAAAGACCATGACCCAGTGCAGAAAGTTACATTAATTCCACGAGGACAAGCACTAGGATTAACTTGGTTTACTCCCAACGAAGAACAGGGGTTAATTTCTCGTTCTCAACTCAAAGCTAGGATTACTGCTACTTTGGGCGGTCGTGCTGCCGAAGAAATAGTTTTTGGTAAACCAGAAGTAACCACAGGTGCAGGGAATGACCTGCAACAGGTGACAGGGATGGCGCGGCAGATGGTGACACGCTTCGGGATGTCAGAATTAGGCCCATTATCCTTAGAAAATCAGAGTGCAGAAGTATTTTTAGGACGCGACTGGATGAATAAATCAGATTATTCTGAAGAAATTGCCGCCAAAATTGATTCGCAAGTCCGAGAAATTGTTAACAATTGCTACATCAGAGCCAAAGAACTGTTGCAAGAAAACCGCATAGTTTTAGAGCGTTTAGTAGATTTGTTAATAGAAGAAGAAACAATTGAAGGCGATTCATTCCGCCAAATTGTTGTGGATAATGCCCAGATAGCTGATGCAAAATTGGCTGTACCTCACTCATTAGGCATCTGA
- a CDS encoding NADPH-dependent FMN reductase has product MVRIIGIGGSLRANSYTQLALQVAVQRVEAVGAEVEIIDLRQLQLPFCTGAKEYPEYPDVQRLQDTVSGADGLILATPEYHGSVSGVLKNALDLMSFEQLSDKVTGLISVLGGQPNSNALNDLRLIVRWVHGWVIPEQIAIGQAWGAFSPEGKLLDEKLSQRFDQFAQSLVDNTRKLRGVN; this is encoded by the coding sequence ATGGTAAGAATTATTGGCATTGGTGGTAGCTTAAGAGCCAACTCCTATACCCAGCTTGCTTTACAAGTAGCAGTGCAAAGGGTTGAAGCTGTGGGTGCAGAGGTAGAAATTATCGATTTACGGCAGTTGCAGCTACCGTTTTGTACTGGTGCAAAGGAGTATCCAGAGTACCCAGATGTGCAAAGGTTGCAAGATACAGTTAGTGGCGCTGATGGGTTAATTTTAGCCACACCTGAGTATCATGGTAGCGTTAGTGGTGTGCTGAAAAATGCTCTAGATTTGATGAGCTTTGAGCAACTGTCTGATAAAGTCACAGGATTGATTAGCGTCTTAGGTGGTCAGCCTAATAGCAACGCCCTAAATGACCTACGGCTAATTGTTCGATGGGTTCATGGTTGGGTAATTCCAGAACAAATTGCGATCGGGCAAGCTTGGGGTGCATTCAGCCCTGAAGGTAAGTTGTTAGATGAGAAACTCTCCCAAAGATTCGATCAATTTGCTCAAAGTTTAGTTGATAATACTCGCAAGCTGCGGGGCGTAAATTAG